One genomic segment of Coffea arabica cultivar ET-39 chromosome 6e, Coffea Arabica ET-39 HiFi, whole genome shotgun sequence includes these proteins:
- the LOC140009979 gene encoding F-box protein At5g07610-like produces the protein MDTRGGDRGGDGQFRRSSTRISRAPLIKHISNSRKFSIRRSSSSSASVEQIQTSETTEIPPPLVSSSSSPLSATLIGYNEDILLQILPYLPPKSLLRFQSVSKKWLSIISNPTFRRLHLRVNPTTATSAFILFRKIKNMAAELNFISSHEDYVNPMGNIVSNLNNLFENADILGLHSCNGLLCVKFCFNYDSIEFVVYNPTTNKYRLIPRLKKIVEERLLQTSVVNIAFDPLNPAQYTLVCVITDHFESEYRFIVYSSETGFWRESVKRLDIYTEKYYFDRGVLWNGGLHWATQWGSTVCFDIDHECVRSTMPNLPALYDDSSEVCYFGDSGGELYLISVSMPRKTVFNVFSLKMDYSKWDVKHRIDLTLLSIFYPLVVDEELDPNEFGFHILHYVVDKNRGNVMVMLSMHRKIFCYDINDLTVKELANIEPKEVSYRWMETSKYLRRDASKYMWREAYQHVETLAYI, from the coding sequence ATGGATACGCGTGGCGGCGATAGAGGCGGCGATGGCCAATTCCGGCGCTCTTCAACCCGAATATCTAGAGCTCCCCTCAtcaaacacataagcaactcaAGAAAATTCTCTATCCGccgctcctcctcctcctctgctTCGGTGGAACAAATTCAAACCTCGGAAACCACCGAAATTCCACCGCCTCTTGTTTCCTCATCTTCTTCACCATTATCAGCAACTTTGATCGGGTATAATGAAGATATTCTGCTACAAATTCTCCCATATTTACCCCCAAAATCCCTCCTCCGCTTCCAATCCGTCTCCAAGAAATGGCTCTCGATCATCTCCAACCCCACCTTCCGCCGTCTCCACCTCCGGGTCAATCCCACTACCGCCACTTCCGCCTTCATTTTATTCCGAAAGATAAAAAACATGGCCGCGGAGCTCAATTTCATCTCTTCCCACGAAGATTATGTGAATCCCATGGGTAACATAGTTTCtaatttgaataatttgttTGAAAATGCTGATATTCTTGGCTTACATTCTTGCAATGGGTTGTTATGCGTCAAGTTTTGCTTCAATTATGATAGTATAGAATTTGTTGTTTATAATCCTACTACCAATAAGTATAGGCTGATTCCTAGGCTCAAAAAGATTGTAGAAGAACGGTTGTTGCAAACTTCAGTTGTTAATATTGCTTTTGACCCCTTGAATCCTGCCCAGTACACGCTTGTTTGCGTGATAACAGACCATTTTGAGAGTGAGTACCGGTTCATTGTGTATTCGTCTGAAACTGGTTTTTGGAGGGAGAGTGTAAAGAGATTGGATATTTATACTGAAAAATATTACTTTGATAGAGGGGTGTTATGGAATGGCGGTCTTCATTGGGCTACCCAATGGGGTTCTACTGTTTGCTTTGATATAGATCATGAGTGCGTGAGGTCAACAATGCCTAATCTTCCGGCATTGTATGATGATTCTTCGGAAGTTTGCTATTTTGGAGATTCAGGAGGGGAATTATATCTCATTAGTGTTAGTATGCCCCGGAAGACGGTGTTTAATGTCTTTTCTCTGAAGATGGACTATTCTAAGTGGGATGTGAAGCATCGGATTGATCTTACTCTGTTGAGTATTTTTTACCCACTGGTTGTTGATGAAGAGCTTGATCCTAACGAGTTTGGTTTCCACATACTGCATTATGTTGTGGACAAGAACAGAGGGAATGTAATGGTTATGCTATCAATGCATCGTAAAATCTTTTGTTATGATATCAATGATCTGACTGTCAAGGAGCTTGCCAACATAGAGCCCAAGGAGGTGTCTTATCGGTGGATGGAAACCTCAAAGTACTTGCGGAGGGATGCCTCAAAATACATGTGGAGAGAAGCCTACCAACATGTTGAGACGTTGGCCTATATCTAA
- the LOC140009687 gene encoding F-box protein At5g07610-like, translating into MDPHRRGRGGTSRGSSAAEFAIKHYANPRRISLLSSPTTSSASAEPLLLVEKDDENQIPKAPRLHSSSWSADFVTHNEDILAQILLFLPPKSLLRFQSVSKQWLSIISSPGFRRMHSRKYRSAGSSFFVLDSCVDDPPLNFISLRQEDVKSMGTITSGLNDFLDDGLVLNMHSCNGLLCIDVSFELTFFNEDRRLLVYNPTTDEYRTIPREKSAQDQSEGVNIVFDPSKSHHYILVSALVVNEDEDEFRFTVYSSETGLWSETAAKFEHDGDRYYFEKGAYWNGDLHWVSVSSGTLCFDLDNKRLRPVIPHPSAPSVEWRDICYFGESGGDLYLIGLDKPQAMLWKVYSLKRDYSGWVVKYSIDVASLVTFYPSMVVEEESNEKHFDLHMPCFVVDEKEKKAMPVILLRCKVISYDISDMTVEELAEIDSSHLEHAFSFRAPKYCLVDAVQHTETLACI; encoded by the coding sequence ATGGATCCCCACCGCCGCGGTCGCGGCGGCACATCCCGAGGCTCCTCAGCCGCAGAGTTCGCCATTAAACACTATGCCAATCCAAGAAGAATATCTCTCCTTTCCTCCCCTACCACCTCCTCAGCCTCAGCAGAGCCACTACTCCTCGTCGAGAAAGATGATGAAAATCAAATCCCCAAAGCCCCGCGCCTTCATTCCTCATCATGGTCAGCTGATTTCGTAACCCACAATGAAGATATCTTGGCCCAGATTTTGCTTTTCTTGCCTCCTAAGTCCCTCCTCCGCTTCCAATCCGTCTCCAAGCAATGGTTATCCATCATTTCCAGCCCTGGTTTCCGCCGCATGCACAGCCGGAAATACCGCTCTGCCGGCTcgtctttctttgttcttgacaGCTGTGTCGATGACCCCCCGCTCAATTTCATCTCTCTCCGGCAAGAAGATGTGAAATCAATGGGTACCATTACTTCTGGCTTAAAtgattttcttgatgatggTTTAGTCCTAAACATGCATTCTTGCAACGGTTTGTTATGCATTGATGTTTCCTTCGAATTGACCTTTTTTAACGAAGACAGACGATTGTTAGTGTACAATCCTACCACTGATGAGTACAGGACTATTCCTAGGGAGAAATCAGCACAAGATCAATCTGAAGGTGTTAATATTGTTTTCGACCCTTCCAAATCTCATCATTACATACTCGTAAGCGCGTTGGTGGTcaatgaagatgaagatgaattCAGATTCACGGTATATTCATCTGAAACTGGGCTTTGGAGCGAGACAGCGGCGAAATTTGAGCATGATGGTGACCGGTATTACTTCGAAAAAGGGGCGTATTGGAATGGTGATCTTCATTGGGTTAGTGTATCATCAGGTACTCTATGCTTTGATTTGGACAATAAGCGTCTGAGGCCGGTGATTCCTCATCCCTCAGCTCCCTCTGTTGAGTGGCGTGATATCTGTTACTTTGGGGAGTCAGGGGGCGACTTGTATTTAATCGGTCTGGACAAACCTCAAGCAATGCTATGGAAAGTTTATTCCTTGAAAAGGGACTATTCTGGCTGGGTTGTCAAGTATTCCATAGATGTTGCTTCTTTGGTTACTTTTTATCCTTCAATGGTGGTTGAAGAAGAGTCGAATGAGAAGCATTTTGATTTACATATGCCTTGTTTTGTTGTGgatgagaaagaaaagaaagcaatgCCTGTCATATTACTCAGGTGTAAAGTCATTTCTTATGATATCAGTGATATGACTGTCGAGGAGCTTGCTGAAATAGATTCCAGCCATCTGGAGCATGCTTTCTCCTTCAGAGCTCCAAAGTACTGTTTAGTGGATGCTGTCCAGCACACTGAGACATTGGCTTGTATATAG
- the LOC140004453 gene encoding F-box protein At5g07610-like, with the protein MVRFRGGCSGESRCSSERRYAIKHIKNPRTISLRSSSSTSSASAKPVLLPAKGDNSPAVKIPRLHSSASSPSATSIAHNEDLIIHILLFLPPKALLRFQSVSKQWQSVISKPAFRRLHCRKYSSSSSSHYDGGRKLVVFNPTTNQRRIIPREKKLAVEKHRAINIVFDPSKSDHYMIVCVLVYDKKEFRFKVYSSETGVWSETGVTFRKRGVRYYFERGVLWNGGLHWVSKSSGTLCFDLDNLCLRPVIPHPQNPSSEWCHICFFGESGRHLYFIGLDKSDATLIKVFSLKRDYSEWVVKHCIDIAPLITLYPSMVVDDYEPIYRERFHLDMPCFVVDEKEKETMPVISIEGKLIAYEINNMTVKEFAKVDFSDLSKGRALNTIGRQLTSTLRH; encoded by the exons ATGGTTCGCTTCCGGGGCGGCTGCTCCGGCGAATCCCGATGCTCTTCAGAACGACGATACGCCATTAAACACATAAAGAATCCAAGAACAATCTCTCTccgctcctcctcctccacctccTCTGCCTCCGCAAAACCCGTTCTCCTCCCAGCGAAAGGAGATAACAGTCCAGCCGTCAAAATCCCACGGCTTCATTCGTCCGCATCTTCTCCTTCGGCCACTTCCATAGCTCACAATGAAGACCTCATTATTCatattttacttttcttgccTCCGAAGGCTCTCCTCCGCTTCCAATCCGTCTCCAAGCAGTGGCAATCAGTCATTTCCAAGCCTGCTTTTCGCCGCCTCCACTGCCGGAAatactcctcctcctcctc CTCCCATTATGATGGCGGTAGAAAATTGGTAGTGTTTAATCCTACCACTAATCAGCGTAGGATTATTCCTAGGGAGAAGAAATTGGCAGTCGAAAAACATCGTGCTATCAATATTGTTTTTGACCCTTCCAAATCTGATCATTACATGATCGTATGTGTCTTGGTCTATGATAAAAAAGAATTCAGGTTCAAGGTATATTCATCTGAAACTGGGGTTTGGAGTGAGACAGGGGTGACATTTCGGAAACGTGGTGTCCGGTACTATTTCGAAAGAGGGGTGCTTTGGAATGGTGGTCTTCATTGGGTTAGTAAGTCATCAGGTACTCTATGCTTTGATTTGGACAATCTGTGTCTAAGGCCGGTGATTCCTCATCCCCAAAATCCCTCCTCTGAGTGGTGTCATATCTGTTTCTTTGGAGAGTCAGGGAGGCATTTGTATTTCATTGGTCTGGACAAATCTGATGCCACGCTAATCAAAGTTTTTTCATTGAAAAGGGACTATTCTGAGTGGGTTGTGAAGCATTGTATTGATATTGCTCCTTTGATTACACTGTATCCATCTATGGTGGTTGATGACTATGAACCTATATACAGGGAGCGGTTTCATCTGGATATGCCTTGTTTTGTTGTGgatgagaaagaaaaggaaacaatgCCTGTGATATCAATCGAGGGTAAACTCATTGCTTATGAGATCAATAATATGACTGTGAAGGAGTTTGCAAAAGTAGATTTCAGTGATCTATCGAAGGGTCGTGCTCTAAATACGATTGGCAGGCAGCTTACCAGCACACTGAGACATTAG